A region from the Hirundo rustica isolate bHirRus1 chromosome 20, bHirRus1.pri.v3, whole genome shotgun sequence genome encodes:
- the GPR21 gene encoding probable G-protein coupled receptor 21 produces the protein MNSSLVGNQSGRPFCLLAISYLETINFCLLEVVIIVFLMVLIISGNIIVIFVFHCAPLLNHHTTSYFIQTMAYADLLVGVSCLVPSLSLLHYPIVLSESLVCQIFGYVVSVLKSVSMASLACISIDRYIAITKPLTYNTLVTPWRLRICILTIWLYSCLVFLPSFHWGKPGYHGDVFQWCANSWNTDPYFTLFIVVMLYAPAAFIVCFTYFNIFRICQQHTKEINERRVRFSSQDGEAGDAQPCPDKRYAMVLFRITSVFYILWLPYIIYFLLESSDVYSNRVASFLTTWLAISNSFCNCVIYSLSNSVFQKGLKRLSGAICASCARQRVAKDSSTSRSKRSSNGCHV, from the coding sequence ATGAACTCCTCTTTGGTTGGCAACCAGAGTGGCCGGCCCTTCTGTCTCCTGGCCATTAGCTATTTGGAGACCATCAATTTTTGCCTCCTGGAAGTGGTTATTATCGTGTTCCTCATGGTGCTGATTATTTCGGGCAACATTATTGTGATATTTGTCTTTCACTGTGCACCTCTGCTGAACCACCACACCACCAGCTACTTCATCCAGACTATGGCGTATGCTGACCTCCTGGTGGGCGTGAGCTGTCTGGTGCCTTCTTTGTCTCTGCTGCACTATCCTATTGTTTTAAGCGAGTCCTTGGTTTGCCAAATCTTTGGTTACGTGGTATCGGTGCTGAAGAGCGTCTCCATGGCCTCCCTGGCCTGCATCAGCATTGACAGATACATCGCCATCACGAAGCCCCTGACCTACAACACGCTGGTCACCCCGTGGAGGCTGCGCATCTGCATATTGACCATTTGGCTCTACTCCTGCCTGGTCTTCTTGCCCTCCTTTCACTGGGGAAAGCCCGGATATCACGGGGACGTGTTCCAGTGGTGCGCCAATTCCTGGAACACCGATCCCTATTTCACCCTCTTCATCGTGGTGATGCTCTACGCCCCGGCCGCCTTCATCGTCTGCTTCACCTACTTCAACATCTTCCGCATCTGCCAGCAGCACACCAAGGAGATCAACGAGCGGCGCGTGCGCTTCAGCTCGCAGGACGGGGAGGCCGGGGACGCGCAGCCCTGCCCGGACAAGCGCTACGCCATGGTCCTCTTCCGCATCACCAGCGTCTTCTACATCCTGTGGCTGCCCTACATCATCTATTTCCTGCTGGAGAGCTCCGATGTCTATAGTAACCGCGTCGCGTCCTTCTTGACCACTTGGCTTGCCAttagcaacagtttctgcaacTGTGTCATTTACAGTCTCTCCAACAGTGTCTTTCAGAAGGGGCTGAAGCGTCTCTCGGGGGCCATCTGTGCCTCGTGTGCTAGACAGAGGGTAGCTAAGGACTCCTCTACCTCTAGGAGCAAAAGATCTTCCAATGGATGTCATGTCTAG